From one Trachemys scripta elegans isolate TJP31775 chromosome 14, CAS_Tse_1.0, whole genome shotgun sequence genomic stretch:
- the LOC117886934 gene encoding butyrophilin subfamily 1 member A1-like: MKMRPFSVSKSSVGSSSLLGYTIIFISLLVHKLDSAHFSVIGPDHPITASVGDEVILACRLSPSMSAKNMEVRWYRAQFSSVVHLYREGKNQYTEQMSEYRGRTEFLKDGLADGRVALRIGNIRLSDSGLYKCFFQSEFSYQEAALELQVSVSGTNPLISIEGYQDGGIRMVCRSGGWYPEPQSLWKELQGQPLPSLPAKYFRDENGLFQTESVLIVTENSNRNLTCTIRNNILNQEEVSSIYIADSFFPKVSHVTVILLSLNLLVLGFFIPLPIYYLWKQYKEKDSLHSKLKVFEEKLRFQVEKEKEKYLSGFVLRKARRFAVNVTLDRETAHPELWVSEDLKSVKCADITEEQPEDLDIVDSYRCVLGYERFNSGRHYWEVELKNKTMWHLGVCADSENRERYKSIAPEGGYWAIRLWNGECKALSTPRTTITLEMRPTRVGIFLDYEAAELSFYNLSDDSHIYTFKYIFPGTLRPFFSPGVYGSKEAAPLTIYPVIDWQ, from the exons CACACTTTTCAGTGATTGGACCCGATCACCCTATCACCGCTTCTGTAGGTGATGAAGTCATATTAGCCTGTCGCCTGTCACCCAGCATGAGTGCTAAGAACATGGAGGTGCGATGGTACCGGGCTCAGTTTTCTTCAGTTGTGCACCTGTACCGTGAAGGGAAGAATCAGTATACGGAGCAGATGTCAGAATATCGGGGAAGGACAGAGTTTCTGAAAGACGGCCTGGCTGACGGAAGAGTTGCCTTGAGGATAGGCAATATCAGACTCTCTGATTCAGGGCTGTACAAGTGTTTCTTTCAATCGGAGTTCTCATATCAAGAAGCTGCATTGGAACTACAGGTATCAG TTTCAGGTACTAATCCCCTGATCTCTATTGAGGGTTACCAGGACGGAGGTATCCGAATGGTGTGTCGATCGGGTGGATGGTATCCAGAGCCTCAGTCGTTGTGGAAGGAACTCCAAGGACAGCCTCTCCCATCATTGCCTGCAAAATACTTCCGTGATGAGAATGGCCTGTTTCAGACTGAATCTGTACTTATTGTAACAGAAAATTCCAACCGGAATCTGACCTGCACAATCAGAAACAACATCCTGAACCAAGAAGAAGTATCAAGCATTTATATAGCAG attcttttttccCGAAGGTCTCCCACGTGACAGTGATTCTCCTGTCACTAAACctgttggttttgggttttttcatTCCTTTGCCTATTTACTATTTATGGAAGCAATACAAAGAAAAAG ATTCTCTGCACTCTAAATTGAAAGTCTTTGAAG aaAAACTACGATTTCAAGTGGAGAAAGAGAAAG aaaaatatcTTTCAGGATTTG TGCTCAGAAAAGCCCGAAGATTTGCAG TGAATGTGACTCTGGATCGAGAAACAGCACATCCTGAACTCTGGGTCTCAGAGGACCTCAAAAGTGTGAAATGTGCAGACATAACGGAGGAACAACCTGAAGATCTGGACATTGTTGATTCTTATCGCTGTGTCCTGGGCTATGAGAGATTTAACTCTGGGAGACATTATTGGGAAGTGGAGCTTAAGAACAAGACTATGTGGCACTTGGGGGTTTGTGCTGACTCAGAAAACAGGGAGAGGTACAAAAGTATAGCACCTGAAGGTGGATACTGGGCCATAAGATTGTGGAATGGAGAATGCAAAGCCCTCTCCACTCCTCGGACAACAATCACCTTGGAAATGAGACCCACAAGGGTTGGGATTTTTCTGGACTATGAAGCAGCAGAGCTCTCATTTTACAATTTGTCTGATGACTCCCATatctacactttcaaatatatctTCCCTGGGACACTCCGGCCTTTCTTCAGTCCAGGTGTATATGGATCTAAAGAGGCTGCTCCCCTGACCATCTACCCAGTTATAGACTGGCAATGA